In Penicillium oxalicum strain HP7-1 chromosome VII, whole genome shotgun sequence, one DNA window encodes the following:
- a CDS encoding Sulfate adenylyltransferase: MANAPHGGVLKDLLARDAPRHDELAAEAETLPAIVLSERQLCDLELIMNGGFSPLEGFMNQADYDRVCQDCRLADGNVFSMPITLDVTQQIVDENKLKAGARVTLRDFRDDRNLAILTIDDIYRPDKKKEGELVFGGDPEHPAIVYLNETIKDLYIGGKVEAVNKLNHYDYVGLRYTPAELRVHFDKLGWSRVVAFQTRNPMHRAHRELTVRAARSRQANVLIHPVVGLTKPGDIDHFTRVRAYQALLPRYPNGMAVLGLLGLAMRMGGPREAIWHAIIRKNHGATHFIVGRDHAGPGKNSKGVDFYGPYDAQHAVEKYKDELGIEVVEFQMVTYLPDTDEYRPVDQVPEGVKTLNISGTELRRRLRTGAHIPEWFSYPEVVKILRESNPPRASQGFTIFLTGYMNSGKDAIARALQVTLNQQGGRSVSLLLGDTVRHELSSELGFTREDRHKNIQRIAFVASELTRAGAAVIAAPIAPYEESRKHARDIITQAGNFFLVHVATPLEHCEKTDKRGIYERARRGEIKGFTGVDDPYETPEKADLVVDCSKQTVRSIVHEIILVLESEGFFEKTQ; the protein is encoded by the exons ATGGCCAACGCTCCTCACGGTGGTGTCCTCAAGGACTTGCTGGCTCGCGATGCCCCTCGTCATGATGAGCTCGCCGCTGAGGCCGAGACGCTCCCCGCAATTGTCCTGAGCGAGCGCCAGTTGTGCGACCTGGAGTTGATCATGAACGGTGGTTTCTCACCTCTGGAGG GATTTATGAACCAGGCCGACTATGACCG CGTCTGCCAGGACTGCCGTCTTGCTGATGGCAATGTGTTTTCCATGCCCATCACCCTCGACGTGACTCAACAAATTGTCGACGAGAACAAGCTCAAGGCCGGTGCCCGCGTCACCCTCCGCGATTTCCGTGATGACCGCAACCTGGCCATCTTGACCATTGACGACATCTACCGTCCCGACAA gaagaaggagggcgAGCTTGTCTTTGGTGGTGATCCCGAGCACCCCGCCATCGTCTACCTGAACGAGACGATCAAGGACTTGTACATTGGAGGCAAGGTTGAGGCCGTCAACAAGTTGAACCACTACGACTATGTTGGTCTGCGCT ACACTCCCGCGGAGCTGCGTGTGCACTTTGACAAGCTGGGCTGGTCCCGCGTTGTCGCTTTCCAGACTCGTAACCCCATGCATCGTGCCCACCGTGAGCTGACTGTCCGCGCGGCTCGCTCCCGCCAGGCCAATGTCCTGATCCACCCCGTCGTCGGTCTCACCAAGCCCGGTGACATTGACCACTTCACCCGTGTCCGCGCCTACCAGGCCCTGCTGCCCCGCTACCCCAACGGCATGGCCGTTCTGGGTCTGCTGGGTCTGGCCATGCGCATGGGTGGTCCTCGTGAGGCCATCTGGCACGCCATCATCCGTAAGAACCACGGTGCCACACACTTCATTGTCGGCCGTGACCATGCCGGTCCCGGTAAGAACTCCAAGGGCGTCGACTTCTACGGTCCCTACGATGCCCAGCACGCCGTTGAGAAGTACAAGGATGAGCTCGGCATTGAGGTCGTCGAGTTCCAGATGGTCACCTATCTGCCCGACACCGACGAGTACCGTCCCGTCGACCAGGTTCCCGAGGGCGTCAAGACCCTGAACATCTCCGGCACCGAGCTGCGTCGCCGTCTGCGCACCGGCGCTCACATCCCCGAGTGGTTCTCCTACCCTGAGGTGGTCAAGATCCTGCGCGAGTCCAACCCCCCTCGCGCGTCCCAGGGTTTCACCATCTTCTTGACAGGTTACATGAACTCGGGCAAGGACGCCATCGCCCGTGCCCTGCAGGTGACCCTGAACCAGCAGGGCGGTCGCTCCGTCTCCCTGCTCCTGGGTGACACTGTCCGCCACGAGCTCTCCTCCGAGCTGGGCTTCACTCGCGAGGACCGTCACAAGAACATCCAGCGCATTGCTTTCGTCGCCTCCGAGCTCACCCGCGCCGGTGCCGCCGTGATTGCCGCCCCCATTGCCCCTTACGAGGAGTCTCGCAAGCACGCTCGGGACATCATCACCCAGGCGGGCaacttcttcctcgtccacgtGGCCACTCCGCTCGAGCATTGCGAGAAGACCGACAAGCGCGGTATCTACGAGCGTGCCCGTCGCGGTGAGATCAAGGGCTTCACCGGTGTCGATGATCCCTACGAGACTCCCGAGAAGGCCGATCTGGTTGTGGATTGTTCCAAGCAGACGGTCCGCAGCATCGTTCACGAGATCATCCTCGTGCTCGAGAGCGAGGGCTTCTTTGAGAAGACCCAATAA
- a CDS encoding Phosphatidylinositol 4-phosphate 5-kinase its3 yields MPSYSNDSCQTATVTTSAPQAPRSFESAHRKSHDKTSVSNTFLWTNWPNGDTNHDPQQSDRPFISELKNGSAYSLNGNRSSIGSYTRDLPHSKDGSMHSLGNGSAKDPRDLGRLSAVTDRKYSDVSPGAGSVAAPTPTPTTTQQANGSAMVQSHRSASSKPMVNGDSHRQSADESAFSGRAISPSTSMLQIPNPEDTGRLSPDPDRLSPEPRATQHRYSSPPAPSSPETLPVSESQQSSMRQRNSLQVPRGNSVRRNSRDQSEDAAYASGRLSPTTAGPRRTSFSLIRRATRTQSEPLDETVPDEDAARWAEAIKQKRASRRRREDDDDERVIVGTKVDQNHVNYVTAYNMLTGIRFTVSRINAKMDRELTPADFEAKHKFSFDITGNELIPSAKYDFKFKDYAPWVFRHLRARFNLDPADYLMSLTSKYILSELGSPGKSGSFFYFSRDYKYIIKTIHHSEHKLLRKILPLYYKHVQDNPDTLISQFYGLHRVKMAYGRKIHFVVMNNLFPPHRDIHQTFDLKGSTIGRDLHESDLEKNPRATMKDLNWVRRGRHLQCGPDRRAAFIDQLTRDVELLKKLKIMDYSLLVGIHDVERGNEEKLRDKTLQVFQPGGDREEEVKGNNMLMRTPSKLENERKARELRMLIKRERPVPLDQALAKMPEEVLDSRKKGLKFYSDDGGFRATHEDGTFGDEIYYLGIIDCLTHYGMVKKIENFFKGLSHDRSQISPIPPEGYGDRFVDFVKGITMSAEEAERRRESQASAAKANEKHSSSVDRVMQAAEKEAAKDPSSTTHPRTISTVRDPADTAGPGPTATLPIVDEAGEASSVGGRSSQHSRHGPRFPEKDLPPLPTEDRSQVARKGKGVDQSDIPAANKSS; encoded by the exons ATGCCCTCATACTCGAACGACTCTTGTCAGACGGCCACGGTGACCACCTCCGCACCTCAGGCTCCCCGCTCGTTTGAGTCCGCTCATCGCAAATCGCACGATAAAACCTCTGTCAGCAATACCTTTCTGTGGACCAATTGGCCCAACGGGGATACCAATCACGACCCTCAGCAAAGCGATCGGCCCTTCATTTCCGAACTGAAGAACGGGAGCGCATATTCTCTGAATGGCAACCGGTCTAGCATAGGCTCCTACACGCGCGATCTGCCACATTCCAAGGACGGCAGCATGCACTCTCTGGGAAATGGCTCGGCCAAAGATCCCAGAGACCTCGGCCGTTTATCTGCCGTGACCGACCGCAAATACTCGGACGTTAGCCCCGGAGCAGGCTCTGTGGCAGCGCCGACGCCGACACCGACGACGACGCAACAAGCCAATGGCAGTGCTATGGTGCAAAGCCATCGATCTGCCTCGAGCAAGCCAATGGTCAACGGCGATTCCCACCGTCAGTCCGCAGACGAATCCGCCTTCTCAGGTCGCGCGATCAGCCCGTCGACTTCAATGTTACAGATCCCCAATCCTGAGGACACCGGGCGTCTCTCCCCCGACCCAGACCGGCTGTCACCAGAACCCAGAGCCACTCAACATCGCTACTCCTCGCCACCCGCTCCCTCGTCTCCCGAAACCCTTCCCGTGTCGGAATCACAACAGTCGAGTATGCGGCAACGGAATTCTCTCCAAGTCCCCCGCGGCAACAGTGTTCGTCGAAATAGTCGTGATCAGAGCGAGGATGCGGCTTACGCGAGTGGTCGTCTCTCCCCTACCACGGCTGGTCCCCGCCGAACCTCCTTCAGCCTGATTCGACGGGCGACGAGAACACAATCGGAACCGCTGGACGAGACAGTCCCGGATGAAGACGCGGCACGGTGGGCAGAGGCTATCAAGCAGAAACGAGCCtcacggcggcggcgggaagatgatgacgacgagcgAGTTATTGTGGGCACCAAGGTTGACCAGAACCATGTCAACTACGTGACGGCATACAACATGTTGACAGGCATTCGATTTACTGTTTCTCGCATCAACGCCAAGATGGATCGGGAGTTGACTCCTGCCGATTTTGAAGCGAAGCACAAATTCTCTTTCGATAT TACCGGCAATGAGCTCATCCCTTCCGCCAAATACGACTTTAAGTTCAAAGACTACGCGCCCTGGGTGTTCCGCCACTTGCGCGCAAGATTCAACCTCGATCCCGCCGACTACCTGATGTCTCTGACCAGCAAATACATCTTGTCGGAACTAGGCTCGCCCGGCAAGAGCGGCAGTTTCTTCTATTTCTCCCGCGACTACAAGTACATCATCAAGACCATCCACCACTCTGAGCACAAGCTCCTGCGGAAAATTTTGCCATTGTACTACAAGCACGTGCAGGACAATCCCGATACCCTCATCTCTCAGTTCTACGGCTTGCACCGCGTGAAGATGGCCTACGGGCGTAAGATCCACTTTGTCGTGATGAACAACCTTTTCCCGCCCCATCGTGATATTCACCAGACGTTTGATTTGAAAGGTTCGACGATTGGTCGTGATTTGCACGAATCAGACCTCGAAAAGAATCCGCGGGCGACTATGAAAGATCTCAACTGGGTTCGAAGGGGTCGTCATCTGCAATGCGGACCCGACAGACGTGCCGCTTTCATCGACCAACTGACCCGGGATGTGGAGTTGCTCAAAAAGCTCAAGATCATGGATTACTCGCTGCTGGTCGGCATTCATGACGTAGAACGTGGCAACGAAGAAAAACTTCGCGACAAAACGCTGCAGGTCTTCCAACCGGGTGGTGATCGtgaggaggaggtcaaggGCAACAACATGTTGATGCGGACGCCGTCCAAGCTGGAGAATGAGCGCAAGGCCCGGGAGCTTCGCATGTTGATCAAGCGAGAGCGACCGGTGCCATTGGACCAGGCGCTTGCGAAGATGCCGGAAGAAGTGTTGGACTCGCGCAAGAAGGGACTGAAGTTCTACTCTGACGATGGGGGCTTCCGAGCCACCCACGAGGACGGCACTTTTGGCGATGAGATTTACTACCTGGGCATCATCGACTGTCTGACCCACTACGGCATGGTCAAAAAGATTGAGAACTTCTTCAAGGGTCTCTCTCATGATCGGTCACAGATATCACCCATTCCCCCAGAGGGCTATGGTGATCGATTTGTGGACTTTGTCAAGGGTATTACCATGTCCGCAGAGGAGGCCGAGCGTCGACGTGAATCGCAGGCTTCGGCCGCAAAAGCCAATGAGAAACACTCGTCTTCTGTCGACCGTGTTATGCaggcggcggagaaggaggcaGCAAAAGATCCGTCGTCAACCACGCATCCCCGGACCATCTCTACTGTCCGGGATCCTGCTGACACCGCTGGTCCGGGGCCTACTGCCACCCTTCCTATCGTCGACGAGGCTGGCGAGGCGAGCAGTGTGGGCGGACGCAGCTCACAACATAGCCGACACGGCCCTCGCTTCCCCGAGAAGGATCTACCCCCTCTGCCGACCGAGGATCGTTCACAGGTCGCTCGTAAGGGAAAGGGGGTTGACCAGAGCGATATTCCAGCGGCGAACAAGTCATCATGA